In Phormidium yuhuli AB48, one genomic interval encodes:
- a CDS encoding sulfotransferase domain-containing protein, giving the protein MNKLEVVIHQFFYRAAFVLIRVLKKMNSNTIVEELPLKLLDSGYHNLAFAGFIAAIKQEPTRDWIGQFKFWQYLEKNYQSSKFIWNDIILETLNDLVYKYPNNSNCVLNLAEAFMRMGQLSSGKIWYEKAVQINLLNQKSDFVSLYCQTSIELEIPRPTFIIVGVMKCGTTALYHYLSQHPCILPTVRKELDFWSWKYARGLDWYLAHFAKLPKSGHYITGEASPTYFQHGQAPKRLFSAYPDMKIIILLRSPVDRSVSHYHHFQRRGLEHRTFLEAFNAHYNEFKNGKYEPEKLNNYVVSSLYAIYLENWLNVFPRQQLYIMFSEELFQNTQKSVNKVCDFLGVSSYTLKEQINPNPGRYPPISPNCRAELGQLFIPYNQRLTELLQQPLSPDQFLI; this is encoded by the coding sequence ATGAATAAACTTGAAGTTGTAATCCATCAATTTTTTTATAGGGCTGCCTTCGTGCTGATTAGGGTTTTAAAAAAAATGAACTCTAACACTATCGTGGAAGAGTTACCCCTAAAATTACTTGACTCTGGTTATCATAACTTGGCATTTGCAGGGTTTATTGCTGCAATCAAACAAGAGCCAACACGAGACTGGATTGGTCAGTTTAAGTTCTGGCAATATCTCGAAAAAAATTACCAGTCTTCTAAATTTATTTGGAATGACATTATCTTAGAAACCTTGAATGACTTAGTCTACAAATACCCGAACAATAGTAACTGCGTTCTCAACTTAGCTGAAGCATTCATGCGGATGGGGCAGCTAAGTTCTGGTAAAATTTGGTATGAAAAAGCTGTTCAAATAAATTTATTGAACCAAAAATCAGATTTTGTGAGTTTATATTGCCAAACGTCAATAGAACTCGAAATTCCTAGACCAACATTTATAATTGTTGGTGTCATGAAGTGTGGAACAACAGCACTTTATCACTACCTGAGTCAACATCCATGCATATTACCAACAGTACGCAAGGAATTAGACTTCTGGTCTTGGAAGTATGCAAGAGGATTAGACTGGTATCTTGCTCATTTTGCAAAACTTCCTAAGTCTGGTCACTATATCACCGGTGAGGCAAGTCCAACCTATTTTCAACATGGCCAAGCACCAAAGCGTTTGTTTAGTGCTTATCCTGATATGAAAATTATTATCCTACTACGATCACCGGTTGACCGCTCTGTGTCTCATTATCATCATTTTCAACGACGGGGACTTGAACATCGAACCTTCCTTGAGGCATTTAATGCTCATTATAATGAGTTTAAAAATGGAAAATATGAACCCGAAAAACTCAATAACTATGTTGTATCTAGTCTTTATGCAATATATCTTGAGAATTGGTTGAATGTATTTCCTCGTCAACAATTGTATATCATGTTTAGTGAGGAGCTATTTCAAAATACTCAAAAAAGTGTCAATAAAGTTTGCGATTTCCTAGGTGTATCATCTTATACTCTGAAAGAGCAAATTAACCCTAATCCTGGACGTTACCCGCCCATCTCCCCCAATTGCCGAGCTGAGCTGGGTCAGCTATTCATACCTTATAACCAACGGCTGACAGAACTTCTGCAACAGCCCCTTTCCCCCGACCAGTTTCTGATATAA
- a CDS encoding tetratricopeptide repeat protein — MSILLVSTLQTKLDRLQAKIKHKGIVLELVFRKTGVRLNPQNPWSHYHLAKCFLKLKRWQDAEVVYRKTLELNPEIALAHHELGDILQKKKQWSDAVECYQQAIHHNDQFSWSFHNLGDALKELGQWHEAADAYRQAAERNPDFFATHSHLADVLMRLQDWQGAVAAYRQGLRLNGQDFESLYNLAAALEQLGDRPAVADTYLKLIPLKPDFPWYYYSFFWKTLQAENRLTEAETAYKQALNLDSTNIEIYINLGDTLIHQKRISDSLPYYEKALDIKLSRHYPSLLEERTNTPSFQCKANRLDFIILGAQKAGTSSLYAYMAHHPDIVPALRKEVEFWSWKFYRGLDWYFAHFPQIPEGSHLQTGEACPGYLDFYETAERLREALPNIKLIILLRNPVDRAISHYHHWVRRNQESLGLEEAIEAKFHEIEEKGRVWRIHSNYIARGVYVEFIKHWFSIFPREQFLILKSEDFYENPGQSLDKVYEFIGLPTYQLSSYKKYNSGQYSPAEVSVRQKIAEFYKPYNQELSQLLDADFTWEK, encoded by the coding sequence ATGAGTATTTTGTTAGTATCCACTCTTCAAACTAAACTAGACCGTCTTCAGGCAAAAATAAAACACAAGGGAATTGTGTTAGAACTCGTATTTCGCAAAACTGGAGTTCGCCTAAACCCTCAAAACCCCTGGTCTCATTATCATCTAGCCAAATGTTTTTTAAAGCTAAAACGATGGCAAGATGCCGAGGTGGTTTACCGAAAAACCTTAGAACTCAATCCTGAAATTGCCTTAGCACATCATGAATTGGGAGATATTCTACAAAAGAAGAAGCAGTGGTCAGACGCTGTTGAGTGTTATCAGCAAGCGATTCACCACAATGATCAATTTTCCTGGTCATTTCATAATCTCGGCGATGCCCTCAAGGAACTTGGACAGTGGCATGAGGCGGCAGATGCCTATCGTCAAGCGGCTGAACGGAATCCTGATTTCTTCGCCACCCATAGCCATCTCGCCGATGTGCTGATGCGTCTTCAGGATTGGCAGGGGGCCGTTGCGGCCTATCGCCAGGGGTTACGCTTGAATGGGCAAGATTTTGAGAGTCTCTATAACTTAGCCGCGGCCCTAGAACAGTTGGGCGATCGCCCCGCTGTTGCTGACACCTACCTCAAACTCATTCCCCTCAAACCCGATTTTCCCTGGTACTATTACTCATTTTTCTGGAAAACCCTCCAAGCTGAAAATCGGCTAACAGAAGCTGAAACAGCCTATAAACAGGCTTTAAACTTGGATTCAACGAACATAGAAATTTACATTAACCTCGGCGATACACTGATTCATCAAAAGCGTATTTCCGATTCTTTACCTTACTATGAAAAAGCTCTTGACATTAAGTTGAGCCGTCATTATCCCTCCCTATTGGAAGAACGGACAAACACCCCCTCCTTTCAATGCAAAGCCAACCGTCTAGACTTTATTATTTTAGGGGCCCAGAAGGCTGGAACCAGTTCCTTATACGCCTACATGGCACATCACCCTGATATTGTGCCAGCATTGCGGAAAGAAGTAGAGTTTTGGTCTTGGAAATTCTATCGCGGTCTGGACTGGTATTTTGCTCACTTCCCCCAAATTCCTGAAGGCTCTCATTTACAAACGGGGGAAGCCTGTCCAGGCTATTTAGACTTTTACGAAACCGCCGAACGGTTGCGAGAGGCATTGCCCAACATCAAGTTAATTATTTTACTGCGCAACCCCGTAGATCGAGCGATTTCTCACTATCATCACTGGGTGCGTCGCAACCAAGAATCCTTGGGCTTGGAGGAGGCCATTGAAGCAAAATTCCACGAAATTGAGGAGAAGGGACGGGTTTGGCGGATTCACAGTAATTATATTGCCCGAGGGGTTTATGTGGAATTTATCAAGCATTGGTTCTCTATCTTTCCTCGGGAGCAGTTCCTGATTCTTAAGAGTGAAGACTTTTATGAGAATCCAGGACAGTCCCTAGATAAAGTCTATGAGTTTATCGGGCTACCCACCTATCAACTCAGTAGCTACAAAAAATATAACTCAGGACAGTATTCTCCTGCCGAGGTCTCAGTTCGACAAAAAATTGCTGAGTTTTACAAGCCCTATAATCAGGAGTTAAGTCAACTCTTGGATGCTGATTTCACCTGGGAAAAATAG
- a CDS encoding diheme cytochrome c, whose amino-acid sequence MSASRHPSRPKLRVSSLAKTQQRRRPSALIWGLLVLLWSIGLGWGLASVGRSQQAQDIWQAPHIGTVDPIPERYQTGQALYLEACASCHIGVPPAVFPTETWRDLLLDENHYGQRIEVLPSPQIHIVWDYLQTFSRPKTAATESVPFRFRSSRPFKALHPDVDLPRSIDLNSCSTCHPRIDNFDVRTLSQEWTHGEPP is encoded by the coding sequence ATGTCGGCTTCTCGCCATCCCTCTCGGCCCAAGCTACGGGTTTCCTCCTTGGCCAAAACCCAACAGCGGCGACGTCCTTCAGCCCTGATCTGGGGGCTGCTGGTCCTGTTATGGTCTATTGGATTAGGCTGGGGCTTAGCCTCCGTGGGGCGATCGCAGCAGGCTCAGGATATTTGGCAGGCGCCCCACATCGGCACCGTTGACCCCATCCCAGAGCGTTACCAAACAGGACAAGCCCTCTATCTCGAAGCCTGTGCCTCCTGTCATATCGGCGTTCCACCCGCCGTTTTCCCCACAGAAACCTGGCGTGACCTCCTCTTAGACGAGAACCACTACGGGCAACGGATTGAGGTCTTACCCTCCCCGCAAATTCACATTGTCTGGGACTATCTACAGACCTTTTCCCGTCCCAAAACAGCGGCGACAGAGTCCGTTCCCTTTCGCTTTCGCTCCTCCCGTCCCTTTAAGGCCCTACATCCCGATGTAGACTTACCCCGTTCCATCGATCTCAACAGTTGTAGCACCTGTCATCCCCGAATCGATAACTTTGACGTGCGAACCCTCAGCCAAGAATGGACTCATGGGGAACCCCCATAA
- a CDS encoding tetratricopeptide repeat-containing sulfotransferase family protein yields MPIWESLKTLFKPSPPPDLETELESAAVYQAAADLDAAAQAYLRVLNHYPNQGWWYNTALWTVLEQTEQLHKAIAILTRSHQQSDSVQASIALNLAEALTRQGEYEAAMTHYQSVSYAKFSQSYQQLVETAWTETPLSPQFIIIGAAKSGTSALYSYLASHPKVLPAVVKEINFWSSRFHYGLPWYQAHFPAISEAIALEQGFMTGEASPSYFAHPEAPKRLKQAYPNIRLIVSLRNPVDRTISHYYDRVRRRQETRPLDQAIHESLDSNYTTSEEEKLAQNYLQESCYGANLKGWYSQFASEQIYVVKSEDLLANPGATSQGVFEYLGLPNHQLHQYRNYNVGHYPNSSAIAPDAERQLRVRLQEYFREDLDQLQDIIGQVLTW; encoded by the coding sequence GTGCCGATTTGGGAATCCTTAAAAACACTATTTAAACCGTCACCGCCACCGGATTTAGAGACTGAACTGGAGTCGGCGGCAGTGTATCAGGCGGCCGCTGATCTAGATGCGGCGGCTCAGGCCTATTTGAGAGTTCTCAACCATTATCCCAATCAAGGTTGGTGGTATAACACGGCTCTTTGGACTGTTCTAGAGCAAACGGAGCAGCTGCACAAGGCGATCGCCATTTTAACTCGTTCTCATCAACAGTCTGACTCGGTTCAAGCCAGCATCGCCCTCAATCTAGCCGAAGCGCTCACACGCCAGGGGGAGTATGAGGCGGCCATGACTCATTACCAATCTGTGAGTTATGCCAAATTCTCACAGTCCTATCAGCAACTTGTCGAAACCGCTTGGACAGAAACCCCGTTGTCACCCCAGTTTATTATTATTGGGGCAGCCAAATCAGGCACCAGTGCCCTCTATAGCTATCTAGCCTCCCATCCTAAGGTTTTGCCAGCGGTGGTGAAAGAAATTAACTTTTGGTCTTCTCGCTTTCACTATGGTTTACCCTGGTATCAGGCTCATTTTCCTGCTATCTCCGAGGCGATCGCCTTAGAGCAAGGATTCATGACCGGAGAAGCAAGTCCCAGTTACTTCGCCCACCCCGAGGCTCCTAAACGCCTCAAACAGGCATATCCGAACATTCGTCTTATCGTCAGCTTGCGCAACCCGGTAGACCGAACCATCTCTCACTACTATGATCGGGTTCGCCGTCGTCAGGAAACACGTCCTTTAGACCAGGCAATTCATGAGAGTCTGGATAGTAACTATACCACATCAGAAGAGGAAAAACTTGCCCAAAACTATCTTCAGGAAAGTTGCTATGGTGCTAATTTAAAAGGGTGGTATTCTCAGTTTGCCTCTGAGCAGATCTACGTTGTGAAAAGTGAAGACTTGCTGGCAAACCCTGGGGCAACAAGTCAAGGGGTATTCGAGTATCTTGGCCTACCCAACCATCAGCTTCATCAATATCGCAACTATAATGTTGGTCACTATCCTAACTCTTCTGCGATCGCCCCTGATGCTGAGAGGCAACTCAGGGTAAGACTACAAGAGTATTTTCGCGAGGATCTCGATCAACTTCAGGATATAATCGGACAAGTCTTGACCTGGTAG
- a CDS encoding glycosyltransferase, translated as MVQISVILPVYNGASTITDTIDSVLGQTFQDVELIVIDDGSTDDTVSVLETCNDERLQIHQFENAGQGESRNRGAALAQGEYLSFIDADDLWTPEKLESQWQALQTHPQAAVAYSWTDHIDEHNQFFRSGPHLPFSGDVYKKLIISDFVGSGSNVLIRKFAFEEVGGFAPHLTPAEDWDLWVRLAANYEFVVVPQVQILYRTVTTSSSFNLAKMEASSLQVMERIFAQAPPDLQDLAQRCRGHRYKYLTYKALDLTPQRQRARAAFRFLALALWYDPSLWRRRVIWKVVLRATVAVLLPQAGLMSLLTRQRKLFDIEALLFHIRFD; from the coding sequence ATGGTTCAAATTTCTGTGATTCTCCCGGTTTATAATGGAGCCTCAACGATTACTGACACAATTGATTCCGTCTTAGGGCAAACCTTTCAAGACGTTGAGCTCATTGTTATCGACGACGGTTCAACCGATGACACCGTTTCTGTCCTGGAGACCTGCAACGATGAGCGGCTTCAAATTCATCAGTTCGAGAATGCTGGGCAGGGGGAAAGCCGGAATCGAGGCGCGGCTCTGGCTCAGGGAGAATATCTCTCTTTTATTGATGCTGATGACTTGTGGACTCCTGAGAAACTTGAGTCTCAATGGCAAGCCTTACAAACTCATCCCCAGGCCGCCGTTGCCTATAGTTGGACGGATCATATTGATGAGCATAACCAGTTTTTTCGGTCTGGTCCTCATCTCCCCTTTTCCGGTGATGTTTACAAAAAGCTGATCATCAGTGATTTTGTCGGCAGTGGTTCCAATGTCCTCATTCGGAAGTTCGCCTTTGAGGAGGTGGGCGGATTTGCTCCCCACTTAACCCCCGCCGAAGATTGGGATCTCTGGGTCCGATTAGCGGCAAACTATGAGTTTGTTGTCGTTCCCCAGGTGCAAATTCTCTATCGCACCGTCACCACGTCCTCCTCCTTTAATTTGGCCAAGATGGAAGCCTCTAGTTTGCAAGTCATGGAGCGCATTTTTGCCCAGGCTCCCCCAGACTTGCAGGACTTGGCCCAACGCTGTCGCGGTCATCGCTATAAGTATTTGACCTATAAAGCCCTCGATTTAACTCCGCAACGACAACGAGCTAGGGCCGCATTCCGCTTTTTAGCCTTGGCACTTTGGTATGACCCCAGTCTTTGGCGACGGCGTGTGATTTGGAAGGTTGTTTTACGAGCTACGGTTGCAGTGCTTCTGCCTCAGGCTGGGCTGATGTCCCTTCTTACGCGGCAACGGAAGCTGTTTGATATTGAGGCCCTCCTGTTTCATATCCGCTTTGATTGA
- a CDS encoding glycosyltransferase — MSLVSVICSQYPLNLADPKTRSSVESVLNSHYKNLELIAWRPESQESLGDWDDTRVRWLTPQDIRLGAAAALNEAVRQSHGDFIAWIEPGDIWSPDKLSQQVAALESAISEVAIAYSPVAGSGIPPYSPPQLDSSLPDYLRLHNIWETLSNPLVRREAISRIGGFDESGPLLGGWDFWLRLTQQTRAIALPTPLVTLKPATPLSWEEWSEFAAGSQRLLERYLREDDRPDFQHKVRHNLQKYQLAQGLRGSISPELRAALQLRLHHLWDEDLSCRHQGQLFLDTYQHLINPDRNSDANALGDRWLQQLQLTPNPVISVIIPAFNAEATLGETVESVLQQTFSDFELLIIDDGSSDRTPDISQSFRDYRLQYQRYENAGPATSRNRGAAIARGDYLSFIDADDRWTPDKLQQQWQALETHPDAAVAYSWTNYIDEAGHLIRTGSHLDVTSDSNGQPQATDVLAYLLLGDFLENGSNVLLRREAFERVEGFDPSLTVAHDWDLFLRLAARYFFICVPQAHIQYRLSKTSISSQIERQETYCKLALERAYESCPGALKNLKNQSFINLYYYLIYKALQSPIEAENCRLSLSFIQEIEKRQLRYSNLKIPYFQTYYDLLNRIKLICQIFQNHPTDQATKLCQEVGLSLDVSELLTYTKSKPYPAISVIIPAYNAESTIIETLESVFAQTFTDFEVIVIDDGSTDNTVAVIKELQDDRLKVFCYPNAGQGESRNRGACHATGEFFAFLDSDDLWRADKLESQYQAIINWTPPVDAEAVYQTRQPAVSYSWVDWVDISGKFIQRGCDYTTNGYVYPQLLLSDFIAGGSNAMIWRGAFYQLRGFNPDFPPAEDRDMWLRLAERFHFVAVEKPLLRYRQVPTSQSANVTRMERSQLRVLEAAFERAPTCPPFVERPELLRPYRNQTYANSYKYLTFKALDGEIDPQQGHLAIQLFKTVLDNEPELWQERWFVFKLWLRILATAFLPPAWTQKLLQRFPTFPTLHSQLLSYTKMGVAAEEAGV, encoded by the coding sequence ATGTCCCTTGTTTCCGTCATCTGTAGCCAATATCCCCTCAACCTTGCTGATCCAAAAACTCGTTCTAGCGTGGAGTCGGTTCTCAATAGTCACTACAAGAATTTAGAGTTGATCGCTTGGCGTCCCGAGTCTCAAGAGTCTCTGGGGGACTGGGATGATACCCGAGTGCGTTGGCTGACGCCCCAAGACATCCGATTGGGAGCGGCCGCCGCTTTGAATGAGGCCGTTCGCCAGAGTCACGGGGACTTCATCGCTTGGATTGAACCGGGAGATATCTGGAGTCCCGACAAACTCAGCCAACAAGTCGCCGCCTTAGAGTCCGCCATATCTGAGGTGGCGATCGCCTACAGTCCCGTCGCCGGTTCTGGGATTCCCCCCTATTCCCCTCCCCAACTCGACTCATCCTTGCCTGATTATCTACGTCTCCATAACATTTGGGAGACGTTATCGAATCCTCTCGTTCGACGGGAAGCTATCAGCCGCATCGGAGGCTTCGATGAATCAGGACCGCTTCTGGGAGGGTGGGACTTCTGGCTTCGCTTGACTCAACAGACGAGGGCGATCGCCCTTCCCACTCCGTTGGTAACCCTAAAACCGGCAACTCCCCTATCTTGGGAAGAATGGTCTGAGTTTGCAGCCGGTTCACAGAGACTTCTGGAGCGATATCTACGAGAGGACGATCGCCCCGATTTCCAACATAAAGTTCGCCACAACCTGCAAAAATATCAACTGGCCCAAGGCTTACGGGGTTCCATCAGTCCCGAGTTGCGGGCTGCCCTTCAGCTACGATTACATCACCTCTGGGACGAGGATCTCAGTTGTCGCCATCAAGGACAACTGTTTCTGGATACCTATCAACATCTCATCAATCCCGATCGCAACTCCGACGCCAACGCCCTGGGCGATCGCTGGTTGCAACAACTTCAACTGACCCCCAACCCGGTCATTTCCGTCATTATCCCGGCGTTCAATGCTGAGGCGACCCTAGGGGAAACCGTTGAGTCTGTGTTACAGCAAACCTTTAGTGATTTTGAACTGCTGATCATCGACGATGGATCGAGCGATCGCACCCCCGACATTAGCCAATCCTTCCGGGATTATCGCCTCCAATACCAACGATATGAGAATGCCGGTCCCGCCACCAGTCGCAATCGGGGGGCGGCGATCGCCCGGGGGGACTATCTCTCCTTTATTGACGCCGATGACCGCTGGACTCCCGATAAACTGCAACAGCAATGGCAGGCCTTAGAAACTCACCCCGATGCCGCCGTCGCCTATAGTTGGACCAACTATATTGACGAAGCCGGTCACCTAATTAGAACCGGGAGTCATCTTGATGTCACCTCAGACTCCAACGGACAGCCGCAAGCCACCGATGTCTTAGCCTATCTCCTGTTAGGGGACTTCCTGGAAAACGGGTCGAACGTCCTGCTGCGACGGGAAGCCTTTGAACGAGTCGAGGGGTTTGACCCCAGTTTGACCGTTGCCCATGACTGGGATTTATTCCTGCGGTTAGCCGCTCGCTACTTTTTTATCTGCGTTCCCCAGGCTCACATTCAGTATCGTCTCAGTAAAACTTCGATTTCCTCACAGATTGAGCGGCAAGAAACCTACTGTAAACTTGCCTTGGAACGAGCCTATGAGAGCTGTCCAGGTGCATTAAAAAACCTTAAAAATCAAAGTTTTATCAATCTCTACTATTACCTAATTTATAAAGCACTTCAATCCCCAATTGAAGCTGAAAACTGCCGCCTTTCACTCTCATTCATCCAGGAAATCGAAAAACGACAGCTTCGCTATTCTAACCTAAAAATTCCCTACTTCCAAACCTATTACGACCTCTTAAATCGAATTAAACTTATTTGTCAAATCTTCCAAAATCATCCAACTGACCAAGCCACAAAACTCTGTCAGGAGGTTGGATTATCATTGGATGTTAGCGAATTGCTGACCTATACAAAATCCAAGCCTTATCCAGCCATTTCTGTCATTATTCCCGCCTATAACGCTGAATCAACCATTATCGAAACTCTAGAATCTGTCTTTGCCCAAACCTTTACAGATTTTGAAGTTATTGTGATTGATGATGGCTCAACCGATAATACCGTTGCCGTGATCAAAGAGCTGCAAGACGACCGCTTGAAGGTCTTTTGCTATCCCAACGCCGGGCAAGGTGAAAGTCGCAATCGTGGAGCCTGCCATGCAACCGGTGAATTTTTTGCCTTTCTTGACTCTGACGACCTTTGGAGAGCCGATAAACTGGAATCTCAATATCAGGCAATTATCAACTGGACTCCGCCAGTGGACGCAGAAGCCGTCTATCAAACCCGTCAGCCGGCGGTCTCTTATAGTTGGGTGGATTGGGTGGATATCTCCGGTAAATTTATTCAACGAGGCTGTGACTATACCACCAATGGCTATGTCTATCCCCAACTGTTATTAAGTGACTTCATCGCTGGAGGCTCGAATGCCATGATTTGGCGTGGAGCATTCTATCAGTTGCGGGGGTTTAATCCTGACTTTCCCCCGGCTGAAGATCGCGATATGTGGTTACGACTGGCGGAGAGGTTTCATTTTGTTGCCGTTGAGAAACCCCTGTTACGCTATCGCCAGGTTCCTACCTCCCAATCGGCCAATGTCACTCGTATGGAGCGATCGCAGTTGCGAGTCTTAGAGGCGGCCTTTGAGCGGGCCCCAACCTGTCCTCCTTTTGTTGAGCGGCCCGAACTCCTCCGTCCTTACCGGAACCAAACCTATGCCAACTCTTATAAATACTTAACTTTTAAAGCCTTAGATGGGGAGATTGACCCCCAGCAGGGCCACTTAGCCATACAGCTTTTCAAAACTGTGCTGGATAACGAGCCGGAACTCTGGCAGGAGCGTTGGTTTGTGTTTAAACTCTGGCTACGGATTCTGGCCACGGCTTTTTTACCACCAGCTTGGACTCAAAAGCTACTTCAACGTTTCCCAACTTTCCCAACCCTTCATAGCCAGTTGTTAAGCTATACCAAGATGGGAGTCGCCGCTGAAGAGGCGGGGGTCTAG
- a CDS encoding ABC transporter ATP-binding protein → MRTRELLNFESERVLHLGRAIAIVWKSGPWWTVARSSITIVKSCIPITRLYIMKLLLDTITMGFDSDDPQDAFRRITPLVIAMGLVNLASALLTSVSRLVNQYQEQVVSDRLYEIIHDKAIAVDLEHYENPAYYDILERARNQANSVPLQLLNRLEQIGGNLVQLATMGTTLLSFNWLIGGVLVIPVIPRILVRLAFVREIHAWLQRRTSTQREASYYNSLLVSENYAKEIRLFQLGELFSRRFRKLRWRLREERLQIALRRASADFFTTLISVIATWGIYAYIAYQTVQGNITVGDLVLYNQAFRKAYDALWQVLQGVAGLYDDNRYLSYLFEFLNIKPKIVDPEFPKPVPRPMQQGICFNNVYFNYPNSQREAIKNASLHLGPGEVIALVGENGSGKTTLIKLLCRLYEPTEGSVEIDGIDVRDMKVRELRQQISVIFQDYAKYHLTARENIWLGNLECPSDDERIIKAAQRSGADEVIQTLPLAYDNLLGKRFETGEELSIGQWQKVSIARAFLRDSQVIVLDEPTSALDPKAEYEVFKKFRELLEGQSAVLITHRLSTVKMADRIYVLDKGRIVECGSHDELIAMQGLYATLFETQARNYR, encoded by the coding sequence ATGCGTACCCGCGAACTCCTCAACTTTGAATCCGAACGAGTCCTACACCTGGGACGGGCCATCGCCATTGTCTGGAAGAGTGGTCCCTGGTGGACTGTCGCTCGTAGTAGTATCACCATCGTCAAAAGCTGCATCCCCATCACGCGGCTGTACATCATGAAATTGCTCCTGGATACCATCACCATGGGGTTTGATTCCGATGACCCCCAGGATGCGTTTCGTCGTATTACTCCCCTCGTCATTGCCATGGGCCTGGTGAACCTGGCCTCGGCCTTGTTAACCTCCGTCAGTCGGCTGGTTAACCAATATCAAGAGCAAGTGGTCTCCGATCGCCTCTATGAAATCATCCACGACAAAGCGATCGCCGTCGATTTAGAGCATTACGAAAATCCCGCCTACTACGACATCCTGGAACGGGCCCGCAACCAAGCCAACAGCGTCCCCTTACAATTGCTCAACCGCCTTGAACAAATTGGTGGCAACCTCGTTCAACTGGCTACCATGGGGACGACCCTACTCAGCTTCAACTGGCTCATTGGTGGGGTTTTAGTCATTCCCGTCATTCCTCGGATTCTCGTTCGCCTAGCCTTTGTTCGGGAAATTCACGCTTGGTTACAACGCCGCACCTCCACCCAACGAGAAGCCTCCTACTACAATAGCCTACTGGTCAGCGAGAACTACGCCAAAGAAATTCGGCTTTTTCAACTGGGAGAACTCTTTTCCCGTCGCTTCCGCAAATTACGCTGGCGACTCCGGGAAGAACGGCTACAAATTGCTCTGCGTCGCGCCTCCGCTGACTTTTTTACAACCCTAATCTCAGTGATTGCAACCTGGGGTATCTACGCCTACATTGCCTATCAAACGGTCCAAGGGAACATTACAGTTGGGGACTTAGTTCTCTATAATCAAGCCTTCCGAAAAGCCTATGATGCCCTCTGGCAAGTGCTTCAGGGAGTTGCCGGACTGTATGATGATAACCGCTATCTCTCCTACCTATTTGAATTTCTCAACATCAAACCCAAAATTGTCGATCCAGAATTTCCTAAACCGGTTCCCCGTCCCATGCAGCAAGGGATTTGCTTCAATAATGTTTACTTCAACTACCCCAACAGTCAGCGAGAAGCGATTAAAAACGCCTCCCTCCATCTTGGACCCGGTGAAGTCATTGCCCTAGTGGGAGAAAATGGCTCCGGTAAAACCACTCTCATCAAACTATTATGTCGTCTTTATGAACCGACAGAGGGCAGCGTTGAGATTGACGGAATTGATGTGCGAGATATGAAAGTCCGGGAACTGCGTCAGCAAATTAGCGTCATTTTCCAGGACTATGCTAAATATCACTTAACCGCTCGGGAAAACATCTGGCTTGGAAACCTTGAATGTCCCTCTGATGATGAACGAATTATCAAAGCCGCCCAGCGTTCTGGGGCTGATGAGGTGATTCAAACCCTCCCCTTAGCCTATGACAACTTGTTGGGTAAACGCTTTGAAACGGGAGAAGAACTCAGTATCGGTCAATGGCAAAAAGTCTCCATTGCCCGTGCTTTCTTGCGAGACTCCCAGGTCATTGTCTTAGATGAACCCACCTCCGCCTTAGACCCTAAAGCGGAATACGAAGTTTTCAAAAAGTTCCGAGAACTCCTAGAAGGACAATCAGCGGTTCTCATTACCCACCGCCTCTCAACGGTCAAAATGGCAGACCGCATTTATGTATTAGACAAAGGCCGTATTGTCGAATGTGGCTCCCATGATGAGTTGATTGCCATGCAAGGACTCTATGCCACGTTGTTTGAAACTCAGGCTCGTAACTATCGTTAG